A stretch of the Deltaproteobacteria bacterium genome encodes the following:
- a CDS encoding ATP-binding protein — protein sequence MDLFNGSNNITMIKNIFQNMPSGIVCTDLKGNILIFNSVMEEITDIKSENMINRPIEDFVKQLKLSGFDYKEVVAKKAVKKRLNSFGYTPEGKELFLGFTLAPLTGLNGNTEGVMAIFADLTQIRKMEEEQKKLTHLAIIGEMSAKLAHEIKNPLASIIIGIQLLKKQSADYQNNNYFDMIISEIQRIDDLVKELLTYSKTAIPRMNLVNIPSVIKNVLDISDARIQHTGIKVIKKFLNNDRLDIVVDESAIHQALLNILNNALDAMPKGGTLRINVSTLKLKRNLSPDIKCPKIAPYQDVVRIEVKDTGIGIQKSHMDKIFTPFFSTKVHGTGLGLSIVKNIIEENMGKLYMESEVDIGTAVSILFLQGIRKPCYEEINCPLNEREQCEVFIKKDTYRCFKYKDCMSGCSGHKCVECEVYLNGYITV from the coding sequence TTGGATTTATTTAACGGTTCAAATAATATAACAATGATTAAGAATATCTTTCAAAATATGCCGAGCGGTATAGTGTGTACGGATTTAAAAGGAAATATACTGATTTTCAATTCTGTTATGGAAGAGATCACGGACATAAAATCCGAGAATATGATAAATAGACCTATAGAAGACTTCGTCAAACAATTAAAACTGTCTGGCTTTGACTATAAAGAAGTGGTTGCAAAAAAAGCAGTAAAAAAAAGGCTGAACAGCTTTGGTTATACACCCGAAGGTAAAGAGCTTTTTCTCGGCTTTACATTAGCGCCTCTCACAGGATTGAATGGAAACACGGAGGGAGTAATGGCTATTTTTGCAGATCTAACCCAGATCAGGAAGATGGAAGAAGAGCAAAAAAAACTTACGCATCTCGCGATAATAGGCGAGATGTCTGCAAAGCTTGCCCATGAAATAAAAAATCCACTCGCAAGTATAATTATAGGAATTCAGTTGTTAAAAAAACAATCCGCGGATTATCAGAATAATAATTACTTTGATATGATCATATCGGAGATACAGAGGATTGATGACCTTGTAAAAGAGCTTCTCACATATTCCAAGACCGCTATACCCCGTATGAACCTTGTAAACATACCATCCGTTATAAAAAATGTATTGGATATCTCGGATGCAAGGATACAGCATACCGGTATTAAAGTTATAAAAAAATTTTTAAACAATGATAGACTTGATATAGTTGTTGACGAATCTGCAATACATCAGGCACTTTTGAATATATTAAATAACGCTTTAGACGCCATGCCAAAAGGCGGAACACTCAGGATTAACGTTTCTACTTTAAAGCTAAAAAGGAACCTTTCTCCTGATATAAAATGCCCTAAGATCGCCCCGTATCAGGATGTTGTAAGGATAGAGGTTAAAGACACGGGGATCGGTATCCAAAAGTCGCATATGGATAAGATATTTACACCATTTTTTTCAACAAAGGTGCATGGGACAGGGCTTGGGTTGAGCATAGTTAAAAACATAATTGAAGAAAATATGGGGAAACTGTATATGGAAAGTGAAGTGGATATAGGTACTGCAGTTTCGATCTTATTTTTACAGGGCATTAGAAAACCATGCTACGAGGAGATAAACTGCCCTTTAAATGAGAGAGAGCAGTGCGAAGTCTTTATTAAAAAAGATACTTATAGGTGTTTTAAGTATAAAGATTGTATGTCAGGCTGCAGCGGACACAAATGCGTAGAATGTGAAGTATATCTAAACGGCTATATAACAGTATGA
- a CDS encoding ABC transporter permease: MIKHSFKVSKLSAIIAGIVLLILYSISIFAPYVAPYPYKQQNRAFPDLPPTSIHFTVVENGKTTLVRPYVYRYELTDIHAHKYSEVKNRIYPIRFFTGGKLFYVKDAGIHLLGTDQLGRDYFSRLVYGGRVSLFIGLIGALISFSIGIVIGTLSGYIGGIVDTLIMRFTEIIMSLPAFYFLLTLAVIIPAGVSSSTTFMLIIVILSFIGWAGFARVIRGIVLSIKERDFIIASRAYGDSIRGIILKQLIPNLMYYTVVAITLSIPGYIISESALSMLGLGIRDPDVSWGNMLSEATNVEALTARPWMLASGIAIIITILCLNILGDYLRSILDPRTNNHKA, translated from the coding sequence ATGATTAAACATTCTTTTAAGGTATCTAAACTTTCAGCAATTATCGCAGGAATAGTCCTTCTCATTCTTTACTCCATTTCTATTTTTGCCCCTTATGTTGCTCCATATCCATACAAACAGCAAAACAGAGCTTTCCCTGATCTCCCTCCTACATCCATACATTTTACTGTTGTAGAAAACGGTAAAACCACACTTGTAAGACCTTATGTATACAGATATGAATTAACTGATATCCATGCTCATAAATACAGCGAAGTAAAAAATCGAATCTACCCTATAAGGTTTTTTACCGGCGGTAAGCTGTTTTATGTAAAAGATGCTGGGATTCATTTACTCGGGACGGATCAACTTGGAAGGGATTATTTCTCCAGGCTAGTGTACGGCGGCAGGGTAAGTTTATTTATTGGTTTAATTGGAGCACTGATCAGCTTTAGTATCGGCATTGTAATTGGAACACTATCGGGTTACATAGGCGGGATTGTAGATACATTGATAATGAGATTTACGGAAATCATTATGTCTTTACCTGCATTTTATTTTTTACTAACACTCGCTGTTATAATACCGGCAGGTGTTAGCTCGTCCACAACCTTTATGCTTATTATTGTAATTTTGAGCTTTATAGGATGGGCAGGATTTGCAAGGGTTATCAGAGGGATCGTTTTAAGCATTAAAGAGAGGGATTTTATAATTGCATCAAGGGCTTATGGTGATTCTATCCGCGGAATCATACTAAAACAGCTCATACCAAATCTGATGTATTATACTGTCGTAGCAATAACACTATCCATACCGGGATACATAATAAGTGAGTCTGCATTAAGCATGCTGGGACTCGGTATAAGAGACCCGGATGTGAGCTGGGGCAACATGTTAAGCGAGGCAACGAATGTGGAAGCGCTTACGGCAAGGCCATGGATGCTTGCTTCCGGCATTGCCATTATTATTACCATACTATGCCTTAATATTCTGGGTGATTATTTGAGAAGTATATTAGATCCCAGAACGAATAATCACAAGGCTTAA
- a CDS encoding ABC transporter permease has protein sequence MLFKFIIKRLLIMLPEILGITFISFVIISLAPGNILTSLKMNPYISEKTIKMMEQAYGLNKPLLYRYGLWLWNIIHFNLGISIYYHASVLSLISSRALNTLILSITTIVVSWLISLPAGIISGIKENGYFDRSVSFASYIGISLPSFLIAFILLLLVAKTGILPTGGTTSPLYNLLSIKDKIYDRSIHLIMPVTALAIPQIASYIRLIRANIIEIKYSEFVTSARARGLNSSRIIYIHILKNALNPFVTLAGYDLAGLLGGAALVETILNLQGLGTLLLKAVMSMDVFLIMGDLLIGAAMLLIGNLISDIALMYIDPRIKAQL, from the coding sequence ATGTTATTTAAGTTTATTATAAAAAGACTTTTAATAATGTTACCTGAAATACTCGGGATAACATTTATTTCTTTTGTTATCATTTCGCTCGCACCCGGTAATATCTTAACTTCATTAAAAATGAATCCTTATATTTCCGAAAAAACTATAAAAATGATGGAGCAGGCTTATGGGCTTAATAAACCTTTGCTTTACAGATATGGATTGTGGTTATGGAATATAATACACTTTAACCTGGGCATAAGCATATACTACCACGCATCCGTTTTAAGTCTTATATCATCGCGTGCATTGAATACACTTATATTGTCAATCACAACCATCGTTGTCAGCTGGCTAATATCATTACCCGCTGGGATCATTTCTGGGATAAAAGAAAATGGGTATTTTGACAGAAGCGTTAGCTTTGCAAGTTATATAGGCATATCACTGCCGAGCTTCTTGATTGCATTTATCCTGCTTCTGCTTGTAGCTAAAACCGGCATACTGCCGACAGGCGGGACAACAAGTCCTCTTTATAATCTTTTAAGCATCAAGGATAAGATATACGACAGGTCGATTCATCTGATCATGCCCGTAACAGCACTGGCAATACCACAGATTGCTTCATATATAAGACTGATAAGAGCAAATATCATAGAGATTAAATATAGCGAATTTGTTACTTCCGCAAGAGCAAGGGGATTAAATAGTTCACGTATAATCTATATTCATATATTAAAAAATGCGTTAAACCCTTTTGTTACACTTGCAGGCTATGACCTTGCAGGCCTGCTTGGAGGGGCAGCCCTCGTTGAAACGATACTGAATCTTCAAGGACTTGGAACACTTCTGTTAAAAGCTGTTATGTCAATGGATGTATTCCTGATCATGGGAGACTTACTTATAGGTGCTGCAATGCTGCTTATAGGCAATTTGATTTCAGACATTGCTCTGATGTATATTGATCCCAGGATAAAAGCCCAGTTATGA
- a CDS encoding cold shock domain-containing protein, translated as MPTGKVKWFNNAKGYGFIEQDNGQDIFVHYSEVQGDGYKTLKAEDRVNFEVVAGPKGPQAAKVTKA; from the coding sequence ATGCCAACAGGAAAAGTAAAGTGGTTCAATAATGCAAAAGGCTACGGTTTTATTGAACAGGATAATGGACAGGATATATTTGTTCATTATTCAGAAGTCCAAGGAGATGGATACAAAACTCTAAAGGCAGAAGATCGTGTAAACTTTGAGGTTGTTGCGGGTCCTAAGGGTCCACAAGCTGCAAAAGTTACAAAAGCCTAA
- a CDS encoding acyl-CoA thioesterase: MEAKRISESEVVLSQLMQPEHANNLGNIHGGVLMKLIDEAGGMCATRHARYPAVTVAVDSLTFLEPVHIGDLVTFRARLTYVGRTSMETEVIVEAEEILTGRLRITNQAYLVYVALDSKNRRPVEVPRLILETGREHERWEQAEKRQKERLLRKAQHA, encoded by the coding sequence ATGGAAGCAAAAAGGATCAGTGAGTCAGAGGTTGTGTTAAGCCAGCTTATGCAGCCGGAACATGCCAATAACCTTGGTAACATACATGGCGGAGTACTGATGAAACTTATAGATGAGGCAGGGGGAATGTGTGCTACACGACATGCAAGATATCCGGCAGTAACGGTGGCGGTTGATTCTCTTACTTTCCTTGAACCCGTACATATTGGTGACCTTGTCACATTCAGGGCAAGGCTTACCTACGTCGGCAGGACGTCAATGGAAACAGAGGTTATTGTTGAGGCAGAGGAAATCTTAACAGGCAGGCTCAGGATAACAAATCAGGCATATCTTGTGTATGTTGCACTCGACAGTAAGAATCGTCGGCCTGTAGAGGTGCCGCGACTGATCCTTGAAACAGGTAGAGAACATGAACGTTGGGAGCAGGCAGAAAAACGCCAGAAAGAACGTCTTCTCCGTAAAGCACAACATGCTTAA
- the pstC gene encoding phosphate ABC transporter permease subunit PstC has protein sequence MKTRIGDHFIKYVSLGFSCLILLILVGIAYELVAGSRASIEQFGWKFLITSTWDPVNRVFGAFPFIYGTVVSSVIALIIALPVSLGISIFLSELSPPQLRIYGSLMVELLAAIPSIIYGLWGLFVMVPFLQIYVEPFLGRYLGFMPLLFKGYPLGVGMLAGGLILSIMIIPTIASISRDILNSVPTIYKEAGLGLGMTRWEVISKISIPYSKSGIIGAVMLGLGRALGETMAVTMVIGNSPNISASLFAPSYTIASVIANEFTEATYKLYISSLIELGLILLVISMIFNAIAKLLVKRDSI, from the coding sequence ATGAAAACAAGAATAGGTGATCATTTTATAAAATATGTCTCCCTGGGTTTTTCTTGTTTAATACTTTTAATCCTTGTAGGTATAGCTTATGAACTTGTAGCAGGTTCGAGAGCTTCTATAGAGCAGTTCGGCTGGAAATTTTTAATCACTTCCACGTGGGATCCCGTTAACAGGGTATTTGGAGCATTTCCATTTATATATGGGACAGTGGTATCTTCGGTCATAGCATTGATTATAGCTTTACCGGTAAGTCTTGGGATTTCTATATTTTTATCAGAACTTTCACCTCCACAACTTCGTATCTATGGATCACTAATGGTTGAACTGCTCGCGGCAATACCAAGCATAATTTATGGATTATGGGGACTGTTTGTGATGGTCCCGTTCCTTCAAATTTATGTTGAGCCGTTTCTCGGTAGATATCTAGGTTTTATGCCATTGTTGTTTAAAGGCTATCCTCTCGGGGTTGGAATGCTGGCAGGCGGACTCATTCTATCGATTATGATTATTCCAACAATAGCATCAATTTCGAGAGACATTTTAAATTCTGTTCCTACAATATATAAAGAAGCAGGGCTGGGTCTTGGCATGACGAGATGGGAGGTTATTTCAAAAATAAGCATTCCATATTCGAAATCGGGCATAATAGGTGCGGTCATGCTTGGGCTTGGAAGGGCACTTGGAGAAACAATGGCTGTTACAATGGTCATAGGGAATTCTCCAAACATTTCAGCCTCTTTGTTCGCACCTTCCTATACGATAGCAAGTGTGATAGCAAATGAATTTACAGAAGCCACATACAAGCTATACATATCATCACTTATAGAGCTTGGACTAATACTCCTTGTAATATCAATGATATTCAATGCAATTGCAAAACTGCTTGTTAAAAGAGACTCAATATAA
- the pstA gene encoding phosphate ABC transporter permease PstA, producing the protein MESLVYIKRKTVNNTMLVLSYISALLGFIILLLILIYTIIKGANAINLDFFIKLPKPTGEAGGGIANAIIGTFIVVGIASIIAVPIGIMSGIYLSEFGKNRFAGFVRYMTDIMNGIPSIIAGIAVYVFIVVPMHEFSALSGGIALSILMIPVITRTSEELIKMVPDTIKEAALALGIPKWKVIIFIVLRTASVGIITGIMLAVARVGGETAPLLFTAFNNPFMSFRLDQPIATMTVLIYNYASSPYLDWNRIAWGSAFVLIMGVLIVNILAKMFTKKSYSL; encoded by the coding sequence ATGGAATCCCTTGTTTATATAAAAAGAAAAACCGTTAATAATACGATGCTTGTCCTTTCGTATATATCTGCATTGTTAGGGTTTATTATTCTTCTGCTTATACTTATTTACACTATCATTAAAGGTGCAAACGCTATTAATCTCGATTTCTTTATAAAGTTACCAAAACCCACAGGTGAGGCGGGCGGAGGTATTGCGAATGCCATTATAGGAACATTTATAGTGGTAGGCATAGCTTCTATAATAGCTGTACCTATCGGCATCATGTCGGGTATATATCTTTCCGAATTTGGGAAAAACAGGTTCGCTGGGTTTGTAAGATATATGACAGACATCATGAACGGTATTCCATCAATAATAGCAGGCATTGCGGTCTACGTGTTTATTGTTGTTCCAATGCATGAATTCTCAGCACTATCCGGTGGCATTGCCTTATCCATTCTTATGATCCCTGTAATCACAAGGACTTCAGAAGAATTAATAAAAATGGTACCCGACACTATAAAAGAAGCAGCTCTCGCTCTTGGTATCCCCAAATGGAAGGTAATCATTTTTATAGTATTGCGTACAGCTTCGGTAGGTATTATAACAGGAATAATGCTTGCCGTGGCAAGGGTTGGCGGCGAAACAGCCCCGCTTTTGTTCACTGCCTTTAATAACCCGTTTATGAGCTTCAGGCTTGATCAGCCGATCGCAACAATGACGGTTCTTATATATAATTATGCATCTTCCCCTTATTTGGACTGGAACCGGATTGCATGGGGTAGTGCATTTGTTCTTATTATGGGTGTGCTTATTGTCAATATACTTGCAAAGATGTTTACAAAAAAGAGTTATTCGTTATAA
- the pstB gene encoding phosphate ABC transporter ATP-binding protein PstB, which produces MAKKLLIEDLNAWYGSVQALKAINIEIEENSVTAVIGPSGCGKSTFVRCLNRIHEIVNNARVSGKVILDGNDIYGNSSDPVLIRRRIGMVFQKPNPFPTMNIFDNVAAGLKMNGIKDKRLLADTVEKSLRKSALWDEVKDKLYKSSMALSGGQQQRLCIARTIAIEPEVILMDEPASSLDPISTSRIEELMQQLKDKYTIVIVTHNMQQAARVSDYTGFFLLGELIEFNKTSDIFTNPKDKRTEDYITGRFG; this is translated from the coding sequence ATGGCCAAGAAATTACTTATAGAGGATCTGAATGCATGGTATGGCAGTGTTCAGGCTTTAAAAGCTATAAACATAGAGATAGAAGAAAATAGTGTTACAGCAGTGATAGGTCCATCTGGATGCGGTAAAAGCACATTTGTTAGATGTCTGAATAGGATCCACGAGATAGTAAATAATGCCAGAGTAAGCGGAAAGGTTATACTTGATGGAAACGATATTTACGGCAATTCGAGTGATCCGGTTTTAATAAGACGTAGAATCGGAATGGTGTTTCAGAAACCGAATCCATTCCCAACTATGAATATATTTGATAATGTTGCTGCGGGATTAAAAATGAATGGTATAAAAGATAAAAGGTTACTTGCGGATACTGTTGAAAAGAGCCTGAGGAAATCGGCACTATGGGATGAAGTCAAGGATAAGCTTTATAAATCTTCAATGGCTTTGTCGGGGGGACAACAGCAGAGACTATGCATAGCCAGAACCATTGCAATAGAGCCTGAAGTTATACTTATGGATGAACCTGCTTCATCACTTGACCCTATTTCTACATCACGTATAGAAGAGCTGATGCAGCAATTAAAAGATAAATATACTATTGTAATCGTTACTCATAACATGCAGCAGGCCGCAAGGGTATCCGATTACACGGGATTTTTTTTGCTTGGGGAATTGATTGAGTTTAATAAAACCTCTGATATTTTTACAAACCCAAAAGATAAAAGGACAGAGGATTATATTACAGGAAGGTTTGGTTAA
- the phoU gene encoding phosphate signaling complex protein PhoU: MERRFDEELKELSGMLIEMGSLAQTMIHKSIKALVDRDRAVLKEVYTLEETVNRMHIEIDDFCLKLLALRQPQAGDLRMVTAAIKINTDLERLGDQAVNIAQRTESLLERPAIKPLVDIPRESTIAQKMVSDSLDAFVKKDVSLAEDVLTRDDTIDDINNQIFRELLTYMMSDPTTIPTAIDLIFVSKNLERIADHATNIAEDVIFMVVGKDIRHHMNIK, encoded by the coding sequence ATGGAAAGAAGATTTGATGAAGAACTAAAAGAATTATCAGGTATGCTGATTGAGATGGGAAGTCTTGCTCAAACCATGATACATAAATCTATTAAGGCACTCGTTGACAGGGACAGAGCGGTATTAAAAGAGGTATATACACTGGAGGAAACTGTAAACAGAATGCATATTGAGATAGACGACTTTTGTCTGAAACTTCTTGCGCTTCGCCAACCTCAAGCAGGAGACCTGCGCATGGTTACGGCAGCAATAAAGATCAACACGGATCTCGAGAGGCTCGGGGATCAGGCGGTAAACATAGCGCAGCGTACGGAATCCCTGCTTGAAAGGCCGGCAATAAAACCGCTTGTTGATATCCCAAGGGAATCCACCATAGCTCAAAAGATGGTAAGCGACAGCCTTGACGCGTTTGTAAAAAAAGATGTCAGTCTTGCAGAAGATGTCCTGACAAGAGATGATACAATAGATGATATCAACAATCAGATATTCAGAGAATTGCTTACATACATGATGAGTGATCCAACAACTATACCAACCGCTATTGATCTAATATTTGTATCAAAAAATCTTGAACGAATAGCCGATCATGCAACAAACATAGCAGAGGATGTTATATTTATGGTTGTTGGTAAGGACATCAGGCATCACATGAATATAAAGTGA
- the bamD gene encoding outer membrane protein assembly factor BamD, with amino-acid sequence MRPLAYSVMFLLLLMSGCTSQQIKKEPGAKGLYDKALGEMKGGVFGPDYEEIRQTLNQIVDNYPYSTYAPLAQLRIADTYFKQSRYLESAEAYNHFIKMYPNDKEVPYAVFKEGKSYLENQKTWLFRTIPYDIDETGIYNALDEFNYIVNYYPSSKYFKDAQRYAKLCNYTLARHDLYIADFYIAHDHYEAAIDRLKEIPELYPTSGLVEQALKKLAYLYKKINSLQEYNKTVKLLKQNH; translated from the coding sequence ATGCGACCTTTAGCATACTCCGTCATGTTTTTATTGCTTCTGATGAGCGGATGTACATCGCAGCAGATTAAAAAAGAACCTGGTGCAAAAGGTTTATACGATAAAGCTCTTGGAGAAATGAAAGGTGGAGTTTTTGGCCCAGACTATGAAGAGATAAGACAAACTCTAAATCAAATTGTAGACAACTATCCTTACTCAACTTATGCGCCTCTTGCACAATTGAGAATTGCAGACACATACTTTAAACAAAGCAGATACCTCGAGTCTGCTGAAGCCTACAATCATTTCATAAAAATGTATCCAAACGATAAAGAGGTTCCTTATGCGGTATTTAAGGAAGGTAAATCCTATCTTGAAAATCAAAAAACATGGTTATTCCGCACTATACCTTATGATATAGATGAAACGGGTATTTATAATGCACTTGATGAGTTTAATTATATAGTTAATTACTACCCTTCTTCCAAATATTTCAAAGATGCACAAAGGTACGCAAAATTATGTAATTATACCCTTGCCAGGCATGATTTGTACATTGCTGATTTTTATATAGCTCACGACCATTATGAAGCTGCAATAGATAGATTAAAAGAGATACCCGAATTATACCCCACCAGTGGTCTGGTTGAACAGGCACTAAAAAAGCTTGCTTATCTTTATAAAAAGATAAACTCCCTTCAGGAATATAATAAGACCGTGAAATTATTAAAACAAAATCATTGA
- the dapB gene encoding 4-hydroxy-tetrahydrodipicolinate reductase, whose protein sequence is MNKPISVAVNGAMGRMGMQVLKLLFNDTSFDVAGGIERKGHPSLLSQDNNTMEAKSTSNIVDDPGKINSSIDCFIDFSSPESTMKLIEYAKIKSIATVIGTTGFSQSEMETIHKTANIIPVLLSPNMSVLVNLAFKLVELSAKTLDDAYDAEIFELHHRNKVDAPSGTAIKFGELIAWARDKSFKDTARYARSGNTGARQKGEIGIQTLRGGDVAGEHTVMFIGTGERLEITHRSSSRENLAQGAVRAAKWIVGRPPALYNMFDVLGFSK, encoded by the coding sequence ATGAATAAACCCATCTCTGTTGCAGTAAATGGGGCAATGGGTAGAATGGGCATGCAGGTGCTGAAACTCTTATTCAATGACACTTCATTTGATGTTGCAGGGGGGATTGAAAGAAAAGGACATCCATCTCTCCTCTCACAGGATAACAATACCATGGAAGCGAAATCTACCTCAAATATCGTAGATGACCCCGGCAAGATCAATAGCAGCATAGATTGTTTTATAGATTTTTCAAGCCCTGAATCTACAATGAAGCTTATCGAATACGCAAAGATAAAAAGCATAGCTACGGTGATAGGAACAACCGGTTTTTCACAGAGTGAGATGGAAACAATCCATAAAACAGCAAATATCATACCTGTACTATTATCACCCAATATGAGCGTGCTTGTAAATCTCGCTTTCAAGCTTGTTGAATTATCGGCAAAAACGCTTGACGATGCATATGATGCTGAAATTTTTGAATTACATCACAGAAACAAGGTTGACGCACCAAGCGGTACAGCAATAAAGTTCGGTGAATTGATAGCATGGGCAAGAGACAAGTCATTTAAGGATACCGCAAGATACGCAAGGTCCGGAAATACCGGAGCAAGACAAAAGGGCGAGATTGGAATACAGACACTAAGGGGTGGTGATGTTGCCGGTGAACATACGGTCATGTTCATAGGGACCGGGGAAAGGCTTGAAATAACACACAGGTCTTCAAGTAGAGAAAATCTTGCCCAAGGTGCTGTCCGTGCCGCCAAATGGATTGTCGGTAGGCCTCCGGCACTTTATAACATGTTTGATGTACTCGGGTTCTCGAAATAA
- the dapA gene encoding 4-hydroxy-tetrahydrodipicolinate synthase codes for MIYNAIKGVITAIITPFKNNEIDKQAYKKLVELQIKAGIQGIAPCGTTGESATLDIEEHEMLIDYTIEIADHKTIVIAGTGSNNTKEAIELTKHAEKSGADAALLITPYYNKPTQNGLYEHFKAVSEAVDIPIILYNVPGRTSVNMLPETVAKLSEIKNIIGIKEATGSVQQVTDVIKLCRKDFIVLSGDDFTALPAMAIGAKGVISVTSNIVPEKIVEMFNAFEEGNLQKAAKLNLALWKLHNAMFMETNPIPVKAAAFLMGWISKEIRLPLTPLSEAGMSKLKNVMTEAGLKNE; via the coding sequence ATGATATATAATGCAATTAAAGGTGTAATAACTGCAATTATTACCCCTTTTAAAAATAATGAGATTGATAAACAGGCATACAAAAAACTTGTTGAACTGCAGATAAAAGCTGGTATTCAAGGCATCGCCCCCTGCGGCACAACAGGTGAGTCCGCTACACTTGATATTGAAGAACATGAAATGCTCATTGATTATACAATCGAAATAGCTGATCATAAAACCATTGTCATAGCAGGCACCGGTTCAAACAACACAAAAGAGGCTATAGAACTTACAAAACATGCTGAAAAATCAGGGGCTGATGCAGCGCTTTTAATAACACCTTACTATAATAAACCAACTCAGAATGGCTTATATGAACACTTTAAAGCTGTTTCAGAAGCAGTTGACATACCAATAATACTCTACAACGTGCCCGGTAGAACAAGTGTGAATATGCTTCCCGAGACGGTTGCAAAATTATCAGAGATAAAAAATATAATTGGGATAAAAGAGGCAACAGGCTCGGTACAGCAGGTAACAGATGTTATAAAGCTATGCAGGAAAGATTTTATCGTCCTTTCCGGTGACGATTTTACTGCATTGCCGGCTATGGCTATTGGAGCAAAGGGCGTTATTTCAGTAACATCCAATATAGTGCCTGAAAAAATTGTTGAGATGTTTAATGCCTTTGAAGAAGGAAACCTGCAAAAAGCCGCAAAGCTTAATCTCGCATTATGGAAGCTGCACAATGCAATGTTTATGGAAACGAATCCCATACCTGTAAAAGCAGCGGCATTCCTTATGGGCTGGATTTCCAAAGAGATAAGACTGCCTTTGACTCCACTATCGGAAGCAGGCATGAGCAAGCTAAAAAATGTTATGACAGAAGCGGGCTTAAAAAATGAATAA
- the dapF gene encoding diaminopimelate epimerase: MAKKTIKFTKMQGTGNHFILIDAIKKEEKLTTEEIKWLCTPAFSIGADQLLMVLPSRTADFRMRIFNADGEEVEMCGNGIRCVAKYLVTHGYTKKEELTIETLAGIKKPAIIHNNIKVDMGEPSFDAKQIPMKLSGRVINRNLKVEDTEFKITCISMGNPHTVIFVDHVDKFNVHKYGPAIENHKLFPKKTNVEFVEKINDSELKMRVWERGSGETLSCGTGASAAAVAGVLNNKSKQKVLIHLRGGDLELEWAKDNRIYLTGPAEEVFKGEIDV; this comes from the coding sequence ATGGCTAAAAAGACAATAAAGTTTACAAAGATGCAGGGCACCGGGAATCATTTTATACTCATCGATGCTATCAAAAAAGAAGAAAAACTAACAACAGAGGAAATAAAATGGTTGTGCACTCCGGCATTCTCAATAGGAGCTGATCAGCTTTTGATGGTACTTCCATCCAGGACAGCAGATTTCAGAATGCGAATATTCAATGCGGATGGTGAAGAGGTCGAGATGTGCGGGAACGGCATAAGATGTGTTGCAAAATACCTTGTAACGCATGGATATACAAAAAAGGAGGAGCTTACAATAGAAACACTTGCGGGTATTAAGAAACCCGCAATCATTCACAACAATATAAAGGTTGATATGGGTGAACCTTCATTTGATGCGAAACAAATTCCAATGAAACTCAGCGGAAGGGTCATAAACAGGAATCTCAAAGTAGAAGATACGGAATTCAAGATCACGTGTATCTCAATGGGGAATCCTCACACAGTTATATTTGTCGATCATGTTGATAAATTTAATGTTCACAAGTATGGTCCTGCCATCGAAAATCACAAACTCTTCCCCAAAAAAACAAATGTGGAGTTTGTAGAAAAGATCAATGATTCAGAGCTGAAAATGCGCGTTTGGGAACGAGGAAGCGGCGAGACCTTAAGCTGCGGAACCGGTGCAAGCGCTGCTGCTGTAGCAGGGGTGTTGAATAATAAAAGCAAGCAAAAGGTTCTAATACACCTTCGTGGCGGGGATCTTGAACTTGAATGGGCTAAGGATAACCGTATCTATCTTACCGGTCCTGCCGAAGAAGTCTTTAAAGGAGAGATTGATGTATGA